From the Synechococcus sp. HK05 genome, one window contains:
- the plsY gene encoding glycerol-3-phosphate 1-O-acyltransferase PlsY codes for MTALLQTPLFCLLAGYLLGSIPSGYLAGRWLQGVDIRSLGSGSTGATNVLRQFGKAPALVVFLVDVLKGTAAVLLAKALLQPLGITAESDWWVVAAGLAALAGHIWPVWLGWRGGKAVATGLGMLLGLTWPVGLACFGVFMAVMSISRIVSLSSVIAALSLPLLMLGSFASSGTGLRPAYLALALVAMVLVLWRHRTNIERLLAGTEPRIGQKN; via the coding sequence GTGACCGCACTGCTGCAAACCCCGCTGTTCTGCTTGCTGGCGGGCTATCTACTCGGATCGATCCCCAGCGGCTACCTGGCCGGCCGCTGGCTCCAGGGCGTCGACATCCGCAGCCTTGGCTCCGGCTCCACCGGCGCCACCAACGTGCTGCGTCAGTTCGGCAAGGCCCCGGCACTGGTGGTGTTTCTGGTGGATGTGCTCAAGGGCACGGCGGCGGTGCTGCTGGCCAAAGCGCTGCTGCAGCCACTCGGCATCACCGCGGAGAGCGACTGGTGGGTGGTGGCGGCCGGTCTGGCGGCGCTCGCCGGGCACATCTGGCCGGTGTGGCTGGGCTGGCGCGGCGGTAAGGCGGTGGCCACAGGACTGGGCATGCTGCTGGGGCTTACCTGGCCGGTGGGCCTGGCCTGCTTCGGCGTGTTCATGGCCGTGATGTCGATCTCAAGGATCGTGTCGCTCTCCAGCGTGATCGCCGCCCTGAGCCTGCCGCTGCTGATGCTCGGCTCCTTTGCCAGCAGCGGCACCGGCCTCCGGCCCGCCTATCTGGCCCTGGCGCTGGTGGCGATGGTGCTCGTGCTCTGGCGCCACCGCACCAACATCGAGCGGCTACTGGCCGGCACCGAACCGCGGATCGGCCAGAAGAACTGA
- the proC gene encoding pyrroline-5-carboxylate reductase: MSSFSPASFGVIGLGRMAQALLFPLLESGQLSPAGVQAAVASQASAERLRAQRPDLQVSTEAASAWGCAAVLLAVKPQQLEGVSAAAPAPTGVEPPLLISVLAGVTLARLQRLFPGWRIVRAVPNTPCLVRAGLTGLAWGQGVPAEQQVWVQQLFGQVGEVLQLPESQLDAFLALTSSGPAFVALVAEAMADGAVAAGLPRLQAHHLAQRTLAGTAALLQEQQLHPAQLKDMVSSPGGTTIAGIRALENGGLRAALIEAVLAAAERSRQLG, from the coding sequence TTGAGCAGCTTCTCCCCCGCAAGCTTTGGGGTGATCGGCCTGGGCCGCATGGCCCAGGCCTTGCTGTTTCCCCTGCTGGAGAGCGGCCAGCTCAGCCCAGCGGGTGTGCAGGCGGCGGTGGCCTCGCAGGCCTCTGCCGAGCGCTTACGCGCCCAACGGCCGGATCTGCAGGTGAGCACCGAGGCCGCCTCAGCCTGGGGCTGTGCCGCTGTGCTGTTGGCGGTGAAGCCCCAGCAACTGGAGGGGGTGTCGGCCGCCGCGCCAGCGCCCACAGGCGTTGAGCCGCCGTTGCTGATCTCCGTTTTGGCGGGTGTCACCCTGGCGCGCCTTCAGCGCCTGTTCCCCGGTTGGCGGATTGTGCGGGCGGTGCCCAACACCCCTTGCCTGGTGCGGGCCGGGCTCACCGGCCTCGCCTGGGGTCAGGGGGTGCCGGCTGAGCAGCAGGTGTGGGTGCAGCAGCTGTTTGGCCAGGTGGGCGAGGTGCTGCAGCTGCCGGAGAGCCAGTTGGATGCGTTCCTGGCGCTCACCTCGTCGGGGCCTGCCTTTGTGGCGCTGGTGGCTGAGGCCATGGCCGATGGGGCCGTGGCGGCGGGGCTGCCGAGACTGCAGGCTCATCACCTGGCCCAGCGCACCTTGGCTGGCACGGCGGCGTTGCTGCAGGAACAGCAGCTCCATCCCGCTCAGCTCAAAGACATGGTGAGCAGCCCCGGCGGCACCACCATCGCCGGGATCCGCGCCTTGGAAAACGGTGGTTTGCGCGCCGCCCTGATCGAGGCGGTGCTGGCCGCGGCGGAACGCAGTCGCCAGTTGGGCTAA
- a CDS encoding cell division protein SepF: MSLLSRLRAVVSGDDYLDGYDDELDYDHGDVPETSSTTSPGALALTSDFDSVDPFAGSNVIGMPGISSSAAEVSLMEPRSFDEMPRAIQALRERKTVILNLTMMEPDQAQRAVDFVAGGTFAIDGHQERVGESIFLFAPSCVTVTTAASEEPSSPTVVSRDVTQEPEAAPAPAWGRETYGASVG, translated from the coding sequence GTGTCGTTGCTCTCCCGCCTGCGTGCAGTTGTCTCCGGTGACGACTACCTCGATGGCTATGACGACGAGCTGGATTACGACCACGGTGATGTGCCGGAAACCAGCAGCACCACGAGCCCCGGTGCTCTGGCTCTCACCAGCGATTTCGACAGTGTCGATCCCTTTGCCGGCAGCAATGTGATCGGCATGCCGGGCATCTCCTCCTCAGCGGCGGAAGTGAGCTTGATGGAGCCCCGCAGCTTTGATGAGATGCCCCGGGCCATCCAGGCCCTGCGCGAGCGCAAGACCGTGATCCTCAATCTCACGATGATGGAGCCGGATCAGGCTCAGCGGGCCGTGGATTTCGTGGCCGGTGGCACCTTCGCCATCGACGGCCACCAGGAGCGCGTGGGCGAGAGCATCTTCCTGTTCGCCCCCAGCTGCGTGACCGTCACCACCGCTGCCAGCGAAGAGCCCTCCTCCCCCACCGTGGTCTCCCGCGATGTGACCCAGGAGCCCGAAGCGGCCCCCGCTCCCGCCTGGGGCCGCGAAACCTACGGCGCTAGCGTCGGCTGA
- a CDS encoding YggS family pyridoxal phosphate-dependent enzyme, whose protein sequence is MVPESAAERLDAIRAQLPASTQLLAVSKGHPAAAIRALAAAGQRSFGESRLQEAAPKQDELADLQELDWHFIGRLQANKVRPVLQRFAWLHSVDSLALAERVARIAREEGISPKVLLQVKLRPDPAKGGFEPDALRQAWPRLQALPALQLVGLMTMAPLGLDAAERQSLFQDCAALAQELGLEQLSMGMSGDWHEAAAAGSTWVRIGSALFGPKPLSAPAWDAI, encoded by the coding sequence GTGGTGCCTGAGTCCGCCGCCGAGCGTCTGGACGCGATCCGCGCCCAGTTGCCCGCGTCCACCCAGCTGCTGGCGGTGAGCAAAGGCCACCCGGCTGCGGCCATCCGCGCGTTGGCCGCAGCCGGGCAACGCAGCTTTGGCGAGAGCCGCCTCCAGGAAGCCGCCCCCAAACAAGACGAGCTGGCCGATCTCCAGGAGCTCGATTGGCATTTCATCGGTCGCTTGCAGGCCAACAAGGTGCGGCCGGTGCTCCAGCGTTTTGCATGGCTGCATTCGGTGGATTCTTTGGCGTTGGCTGAGCGGGTGGCCCGGATCGCTCGGGAGGAGGGCATCAGCCCGAAGGTGTTGCTGCAGGTCAAGCTGCGCCCGGATCCGGCCAAGGGTGGATTCGAGCCCGATGCCCTGCGCCAGGCCTGGCCTCGCCTGCAGGCGTTGCCCGCTCTGCAGCTGGTGGGCTTGATGACGATGGCCCCCCTGGGACTGGATGCCGCCGAGCGCCAGAGCCTGTTTCAGGACTGCGCGGCCCTGGCTCAGGAGCTGGGGCTGGAGCAGTTGTCGATGGGCATGAGCGGCGATTGGCACGAGGCCGCGGCGGCAGGTAGCACCTGGGTTCGTATCGGCTCAGCCCTCTTCGGGCCGAAACCCTTGTCAGCGCCGGCGTGGGACGCTATCTAA
- a CDS encoding PipX family protein, which translates to MSTERYLNHPTFGLLYRVAEVAEGRDLYATLYAQRMFFVVTLQERGAQFEVIPLMDARHLAEQNLARARRDGPEAHARWRQLFDQTFI; encoded by the coding sequence GTGAGCACAGAGCGTTATCTCAACCACCCCACCTTTGGATTGCTCTACCGCGTGGCCGAGGTGGCTGAGGGGCGTGATCTCTACGCCACGCTGTACGCCCAGCGCATGTTTTTTGTGGTGACGTTGCAGGAACGTGGCGCTCAGTTTGAGGTGATCCCGTTAATGGATGCCCGGCACCTGGCGGAACAGAACCTCGCCCGTGCCCGCCGGGACGGGCCGGAAGCCCACGCCCGCTGGCGACAGCTGTTCGATCAAACCTTCATCTGA
- a CDS encoding CbiQ family ECF transporter T component, which translates to MDWLRQIPIGQYVDGTGSWLRDLDPRLKLAWTVAFLLTPILAGPWWRLALVGLLLLVTACSGLPWRIWRRTLPLLVVLSLLVGLLATFLPAGGAAAAPQTRPPQEIRMAPADQGMRWELLRWGPVQLGPVPLGPLVITRRSAALGLNSATLLFTVIHSANLLLLTTPPEALVWGLSWCMAPLARLGVPVERLGFTLLLSLRFLPLVQEEFQNLLRSVATRSVNLRQLGLQGSLALVLALGERLLANVLLRAEQGAEALMAKGGRWIAPAQLLRDPLPKPALQWLATLGLALLLGLRWRYGDV; encoded by the coding sequence ATGGACTGGTTGCGCCAAATCCCCATCGGCCAATACGTCGATGGCACCGGTAGCTGGCTGCGTGATCTCGATCCGCGCCTGAAGCTGGCCTGGACCGTGGCCTTCCTGCTCACGCCGATCCTGGCGGGCCCTTGGTGGCGGTTGGCTCTGGTGGGCCTGTTGCTGCTGGTCACCGCCTGCAGTGGCCTGCCCTGGCGGATCTGGCGCCGCACCTTGCCGTTGCTTGTGGTGTTGTCGCTGTTGGTGGGACTTCTCGCCACGTTCTTGCCGGCTGGAGGTGCCGCAGCGGCGCCCCAGACCCGGCCGCCGCAGGAAATCCGGATGGCCCCGGCGGATCAGGGGATGCGCTGGGAGCTGTTGCGTTGGGGGCCGGTGCAGCTGGGGCCGGTTCCACTGGGCCCCTTGGTGATCACGCGCCGCTCTGCGGCACTTGGACTCAACAGCGCCACCTTGCTGTTCACGGTGATCCATAGCGCCAATCTGCTCCTGCTCACCACGCCGCCTGAAGCGTTGGTATGGGGATTGAGCTGGTGCATGGCTCCTCTGGCTCGGTTGGGGGTGCCGGTGGAGCGCCTGGGGTTCACCTTGCTGCTGTCGCTGCGCTTTTTGCCTCTGGTGCAGGAGGAATTTCAGAACCTGCTGCGCTCGGTGGCCACCCGTTCGGTGAACCTGCGCCAACTGGGCCTGCAAGGCTCACTGGCCCTGGTGCTCGCCCTGGGTGAGCGCCTGCTGGCAAATGTGTTGTTGCGGGCCGAGCAGGGCGCTGAAGCGCTGATGGCCAAGGGCGGGCGCTGGATTGCGCCGGCACAGTTGTTGCGCGATCCGCTGCCCAAGCCAGCGCTGCAATGGCTGGCAACGCTGGGTCTTGCGCTGTTGCTCGGTTTGCGGTGGAGGTACGGTGACGTCTGA
- the der gene encoding ribosome biogenesis GTPase Der, producing the protein MALPVVAIIGRPNVGKSTLVNRLCKSREAIVHDEPGVTRDRTYQDGYWRDRHFKVVDTGGLVFDDDSEFLPEIREQANLALSEASVAVVIADGQQGLTAADESIAEWLRGHNVPVLLAVNKCESPEAGLSMAAEFWSLGLGEPHPISAIHGAGTGDLLDKLVDHLPPTEELTGEEPIQLAIIGRPNVGKSSLLNAICGEKRAIVSPIRGTTRDTIDTTIEREGHTWKILDTAGIRRKRSVNYGPEFFGINRSFKAIERSDVCVLVIDVLDGVTEQDQRLAGRIEEDGRACVVVVNKWDAIEKDSHTMPAMEKELRSKLYFLDWAPMLFTSALSGQRVQSIFAIAAVAVEQHRRRVSTSVVNEVLQEAVSWRSPPTSRGGRQGRIYYGTQVATRPPSFTLFVNDPKLFGDTYRRYVERQIREGLGFEGSPLKLFWRGKQQRDAERDLAKQQARGR; encoded by the coding sequence TTGGCTCTGCCGGTCGTTGCCATCATTGGCCGCCCCAACGTGGGCAAATCCACCTTGGTCAATCGTCTCTGCAAGAGCCGCGAGGCGATCGTGCACGACGAGCCCGGGGTCACGCGTGATCGCACCTATCAAGACGGCTATTGGCGCGATCGCCACTTCAAGGTGGTGGACACCGGTGGCCTGGTGTTCGACGACGACAGCGAATTTCTCCCCGAAATCCGCGAGCAGGCCAACCTGGCGCTCTCGGAGGCTTCCGTGGCGGTGGTGATCGCCGACGGGCAGCAGGGCCTGACCGCCGCTGATGAATCGATCGCCGAATGGCTGCGCGGCCACAACGTGCCGGTGCTGCTGGCGGTGAATAAGTGCGAGTCGCCCGAAGCCGGCCTCTCGATGGCCGCCGAGTTCTGGAGCCTGGGCTTGGGCGAGCCCCATCCCATTTCGGCGATCCATGGCGCCGGCACCGGCGACTTGCTCGACAAGTTGGTGGATCACCTGCCGCCCACCGAGGAGCTCACCGGTGAGGAGCCGATCCAGCTGGCGATCATTGGCCGGCCCAACGTGGGCAAATCCAGCCTGCTGAATGCCATTTGCGGCGAGAAGCGGGCGATCGTGAGCCCGATCCGCGGCACCACCCGCGACACGATCGACACCACAATCGAGCGTGAAGGCCACACCTGGAAAATCCTCGACACCGCCGGCATCCGCCGCAAGCGTTCGGTGAATTACGGCCCGGAATTCTTCGGAATCAACCGCAGCTTCAAGGCGATTGAGCGCTCCGATGTGTGCGTGCTGGTGATCGATGTGCTCGATGGTGTGACGGAGCAAGATCAGCGCCTCGCCGGCCGCATCGAAGAGGACGGCCGCGCCTGCGTGGTGGTGGTGAACAAATGGGATGCGATCGAAAAGGACTCGCACACCATGCCGGCGATGGAAAAAGAGCTCCGCTCCAAGCTTTATTTTCTCGATTGGGCGCCGATGCTCTTCACCTCGGCCCTGAGCGGCCAGCGGGTGCAGAGCATCTTTGCGATTGCGGCTGTGGCGGTGGAGCAGCACAGGCGCCGGGTGAGCACCTCGGTGGTGAATGAGGTGCTGCAGGAGGCGGTGAGCTGGCGTTCACCGCCCACCAGCCGCGGCGGCCGTCAGGGCCGGATCTATTACGGAACCCAGGTGGCCACGCGCCCGCCGAGCTTCACCCTGTTCGTGAACGACCCGAAGCTCTTCGGCGACACCTACCGTCGCTATGTGGAACGGCAGATCCGTGAAGGCCTGGGCTTTGAAGGTTCACCGCTCAAGCTGTTCTGGCGCGGCAAGCAGCAGCGCGATGCCGAGCGCGATCTGGCCAAACAGCAAGCTCGCGGCCGCTGA
- a CDS encoding L,D-transpeptidase yields MVELIAAIVVDLSDQKLYVYNPNQELVRTVLVSTGKASTPTPMGSAQVFTKHRSVTMRGRSYVVPNVPYTMCITQNELICMHGAPWQEAAGQRFGVARSSGCIRIPSPHARWLFENTPVGTPVTIQA; encoded by the coding sequence ATGGTGGAACTGATCGCCGCGATCGTGGTCGACCTCTCCGACCAGAAGCTGTATGTGTACAACCCGAATCAGGAGCTGGTGCGCACGGTGCTGGTGAGCACCGGCAAAGCCTCCACACCCACGCCCATGGGCAGCGCCCAGGTGTTCACCAAGCACCGCAGCGTCACCATGCGCGGCCGCTCCTATGTGGTGCCCAACGTGCCCTACACGATGTGCATCACGCAGAACGAACTGATCTGCATGCATGGCGCGCCCTGGCAGGAGGCGGCAGGCCAACGGTTCGGCGTGGCGCGCAGCAGTGGTTGCATCCGCATCCCCAGCCCTCACGCCCGCTGGTTGTTTGAAAACACTCCCGTCGGCACGCCGGTGACGATCCAGGCCTAA
- a CDS encoding DUF1823 family protein — protein sequence MPPAEAAATPVPFPLSRALLEAVLADRTSDRFVCELIWPRLGYELDGSGTWSAGPAAEASWRESFPTEPQFIAQRPPSVALTRSISKQHKQLLKEQLGFAGYRIGELYPRRTRRATAVNWLLAHLAERAEPLPESGPLPALREQPADPVAGHPGDLPIS from the coding sequence ATGCCTCCTGCCGAAGCCGCCGCCACGCCCGTGCCCTTCCCCCTGAGTCGCGCGCTGCTGGAAGCGGTGCTGGCCGATCGCACCAGCGATCGCTTCGTGTGTGAACTGATCTGGCCGCGCCTGGGATACGAGCTCGATGGCTCCGGCACCTGGAGCGCGGGCCCGGCTGCGGAAGCCAGCTGGCGGGAGTCATTCCCAACTGAGCCCCAGTTCATCGCTCAGCGGCCGCCCTCGGTGGCGCTCACGCGCTCGATCTCCAAGCAGCACAAACAACTGCTCAAGGAGCAGCTGGGCTTTGCGGGGTATCGCATCGGTGAGCTCTATCCGCGCCGAACCCGCCGGGCCACGGCGGTGAACTGGCTGCTGGCCCATCTGGCCGAGCGAGCCGAGCCGCTGCCGGAGAGCGGCCCGTTGCCCGCACTGCGCGAGCAGCCGGCCGATCCAGTGGCGGGCCACCCGGGTGATCTGCCGATCAGCTGA
- the dusB gene encoding tRNA dihydrouridine synthase DusB, with the protein MITAPPPLELAGRGTPRALRCRVLQSPLAGVSDRIFRSLVRRWAPDALLFTEMVNATSLELGHGLIKVEELASEPGPIGVQLFDHRPGAMADAARRAEAAGAYLIDINMGCPVKKIAKKGGGSGLIRDPDLAARIVEAVAAAVTIPVTVKTRLGWCGSDADPVSWCQQLEGAGAQLLTLHGRTREQGFKGQADWDAIAAVKQALTIPVIANGDVNSAADALRCLELTGADGVMVGRGTMGAPWLVGQIDAALSGRPIPPSPGARARIALAAEQLQALVAARGDHGLLIARKHMSWTCTGFSGAPQLRHALMRAPTPADALALLDQAAAQLDDCGALAPLAAAAVAPVAESPA; encoded by the coding sequence ATGATCACCGCCCCACCCCCACTTGAGCTGGCCGGCCGCGGCACCCCCCGGGCGCTGCGCTGCCGCGTGCTGCAGTCGCCCCTGGCGGGGGTGAGCGATCGCATCTTCCGCAGCCTGGTGCGGCGCTGGGCGCCGGATGCGCTGCTGTTCACCGAGATGGTGAACGCCACCAGCCTGGAGCTGGGCCACGGCCTGATCAAGGTGGAGGAGCTCGCCAGCGAACCAGGGCCGATCGGGGTGCAGCTGTTTGATCACCGCCCGGGCGCCATGGCCGATGCCGCCCGCCGCGCCGAAGCCGCCGGCGCCTATCTGATCGATATCAACATGGGCTGCCCGGTGAAAAAGATCGCCAAAAAAGGCGGTGGCAGCGGTCTGATCCGCGACCCCGATCTGGCGGCCCGCATCGTGGAGGCGGTGGCTGCAGCCGTGACCATCCCGGTCACGGTGAAAACGCGCCTGGGCTGGTGCGGCAGCGATGCCGATCCGGTGAGCTGGTGCCAGCAGCTCGAGGGTGCCGGTGCCCAGCTGCTCACCCTGCACGGCCGCACCCGCGAGCAGGGCTTCAAGGGCCAGGCCGATTGGGATGCCATCGCCGCTGTGAAGCAGGCACTCACGATCCCGGTGATCGCCAACGGCGATGTGAACAGCGCCGCCGATGCCCTGCGCTGCCTCGAGCTCACCGGCGCCGATGGCGTGATGGTGGGCCGCGGCACCATGGGCGCCCCCTGGCTGGTGGGCCAGATCGATGCCGCCCTCAGCGGCCGGCCGATCCCGCCCAGCCCCGGCGCCCGCGCGCGGATCGCACTGGCCGCCGAGCAGCTGCAGGCCCTGGTGGCCGCCCGCGGCGATCACGGCCTGCTGATCGCCCGCAAACACATGAGCTGGACCTGCACGGGCTTCAGCGGAGCGCCGCAGCTTCGCCACGCTCTGATGCGGGCGCCCACCCCGGCAGACGCTCTAGCGTTGCTGGACCAAGCCGCGGCCCAGCTGGATGACTGCGGAGCTCTGGCTCCCCTGGCTGCTGCTGCTGTGGCCCCTGTGGCTGAGTCGCCGGCCTGA
- a CDS encoding glycosyltransferase family 2 protein, with translation MTAELWLPWLLLLWPLWLSRRPEAQQPLWRRRSLLLLLALLTLHYLQWRVLHSLNLITPLATGLSLLLLLAEGWLLLSGLLPLLLAWRRFSDGRPEADAAQARWRGSSWRPTVDVLIPTCGEPLPVLERCLRACSQLRYPHRQLWLLDDAGRPELEALAALYGATYHHRPDRRHAKAGNLNAGLALSCGELIAVFDADFVPQQHFLERTIGLLLDPQVALVQTPQHFLNADPVMRNLAMEAWLLPDEESFYRWIEPVRSAWEAVVCAGTSFLVRRSALAEVGGFVEEAISEDLVTGMALASRGWKLRYLGEKLSAGLAAETMLDFVRQRQRWASGTLQALRLSQGPLRLRGLRPGQRMAYLEGALHWFNTVPRLLLLLMPLSIGLLGVAPVLLTDSAVLGKLLPLWIALLLSTGWLNRGSRHALLADLPGWALAVPLAATVLASLWGRVQPFRITPKHRVHGRGGIAPVLALPLLLLLGLNGLNLALILRHLSSGGGSAGGWLGLAWGGLTLLGLLVALRACRDPAAGDPSPWLALPLQATLRGRDATRQPLEHTVAIEALSEAGVALALGALPPDGTGQWRELRIASAPELPALPLAPQAQSCSRLSWAWERGPADAREQFLGWLYGRPGAWPQRQAPPEWRALLALLRRLISPGRERRRLSLVPQQLQPPPAPGTPAW, from the coding sequence ATGACTGCGGAGCTCTGGCTCCCCTGGCTGCTGCTGCTGTGGCCCCTGTGGCTGAGTCGCCGGCCTGAAGCGCAGCAGCCCCTGTGGAGGCGGCGCAGCCTGCTGCTGCTGCTCGCGCTGCTCACCCTGCACTACCTGCAGTGGCGGGTGCTCCACAGCCTCAACCTGATCACCCCCCTGGCCACGGGGCTGAGCCTGCTGCTCCTGCTCGCCGAGGGCTGGCTGCTGCTCAGCGGCCTGCTGCCGCTGCTGCTGGCCTGGCGCCGCTTCAGCGATGGCCGCCCCGAGGCCGATGCCGCCCAGGCCCGCTGGCGGGGCAGCAGCTGGCGCCCCACGGTGGATGTGCTGATCCCCACCTGCGGCGAACCGCTACCAGTGCTGGAGCGCTGCCTGCGCGCCTGCAGCCAGCTCCGCTATCCCCACCGGCAGCTCTGGCTGCTCGATGACGCTGGCCGCCCGGAGCTGGAAGCGCTGGCGGCCCTCTATGGCGCCACGTACCACCACCGCCCCGACCGCCGTCACGCCAAAGCCGGCAACCTCAACGCCGGCCTGGCCCTCAGCTGCGGCGAACTGATCGCCGTGTTCGATGCCGACTTCGTGCCCCAGCAGCACTTCCTCGAGCGCACGATCGGCCTGCTGCTCGATCCGCAGGTGGCGCTGGTGCAAACGCCCCAACACTTCCTCAATGCCGATCCGGTGATGCGCAACCTGGCGATGGAGGCCTGGCTGCTGCCCGATGAGGAGAGCTTCTACCGCTGGATCGAACCGGTGCGCAGCGCCTGGGAAGCCGTGGTGTGCGCCGGCACCAGCTTTCTGGTGCGCCGCAGCGCCCTGGCCGAAGTGGGTGGCTTCGTGGAAGAGGCCATCTCGGAAGACCTGGTAACCGGCATGGCCCTCGCCTCCCGCGGCTGGAAGCTGCGCTACCTCGGCGAAAAGCTCAGCGCCGGCCTGGCCGCCGAAACCATGCTCGATTTTGTGCGCCAACGGCAGCGCTGGGCCTCCGGCACGCTGCAAGCGCTGCGGTTATCCCAGGGCCCGCTGCGCCTGCGTGGCTTGCGGCCCGGCCAGCGCATGGCCTACCTCGAGGGGGCGCTGCACTGGTTCAACACCGTGCCGCGCCTGTTGCTCCTGCTGATGCCGCTGAGCATCGGCCTGCTCGGCGTTGCACCTGTTCTGCTCACCGACTCGGCTGTTCTGGGCAAGCTGCTGCCCCTCTGGATCGCGCTGCTGCTGAGCACGGGCTGGCTGAACCGCGGCAGCCGCCATGCCCTGCTGGCGGATCTACCCGGCTGGGCCCTGGCCGTACCGCTGGCCGCCACGGTGCTGGCCAGCCTCTGGGGGCGCGTGCAGCCGTTTCGCATCACCCCCAAACACCGGGTGCACGGGCGCGGCGGCATCGCCCCCGTGCTGGCCCTGCCCCTGCTGCTGCTCCTGGGCCTCAATGGGCTCAACCTGGCGCTGATCCTGCGCCATCTGAGCTCCGGCGGCGGCAGCGCCGGTGGCTGGCTGGGCCTGGCTTGGGGCGGACTCACCTTGCTCGGCCTGCTGGTGGCTCTGCGGGCTTGCCGCGATCCCGCCGCCGGCGATCCCAGCCCCTGGCTGGCCCTGCCGTTACAAGCCACGCTGCGGGGGCGAGATGCCACCAGGCAGCCCTTAGAACACACCGTGGCGATCGAAGCTCTCAGTGAAGCCGGTGTTGCCCTGGCGCTTGGTGCTCTGCCACCAGACGGGACAGGTCAGTGGAGGGAGTTGCGTATCGCAAGCGCCCCAGAGTTGCCGGCCCTGCCCCTAGCCCCCCAGGCTCAATCCTGCTCACGCCTGAGCTGGGCCTGGGAGCGAGGCCCGGCCGATGCGCGCGAGCAGTTCCTGGGATGGCTGTATGGGCGCCCCGGCGCCTGGCCGCAGCGACAAGCTCCGCCGGAGTGGCGGGCGCTGCTGGCTCTGCTGCGCCGGTTGATCAGCCCAGGGCGGGAGCGGCGACGGCTGAGCCTGGTGCCGCAGCAGCTGCAGCCGCCGCCGGCTCCGGGCACACCCGCTTGGTGA
- a CDS encoding DUF4079 domain-containing protein: protein MTPIDWFSLLHPVLVILFVYPVVGATIRLGILVREKRLGITQQPALVPREHADHGRWVTAGVVVAVLIALVYSFISKAVEPGVAFAGGLARLALLMLVAAGTLVALLALLKVKRPALRATFTLLTWAGLLGLGSQAEIWRLSDNPFSGAFWSSHYWSGVLLTGLFLMNLAARPEISRHLRWRRLHVASNILIMVLLAVQAITGSRDLLEIPLSWQKPAIYRCDFTKRVCPEPAAAAAAAAPGSAVAAPALG from the coding sequence ATGACCCCAATCGATTGGTTTTCACTGCTCCATCCGGTGCTGGTGATCCTGTTTGTGTATCCGGTGGTGGGGGCCACGATCCGGCTCGGCATCTTGGTGCGCGAAAAGCGCCTCGGCATCACCCAGCAGCCGGCGCTGGTGCCCCGCGAGCATGCCGACCATGGCCGCTGGGTGACGGCAGGCGTGGTGGTGGCCGTGCTGATCGCGCTGGTGTATTCGTTCATCAGCAAGGCCGTGGAGCCCGGCGTTGCCTTTGCGGGTGGTTTGGCGCGGCTGGCGCTGTTGATGCTGGTGGCAGCCGGCACGTTGGTGGCGCTTCTGGCGTTGCTCAAGGTGAAGCGTCCAGCGCTCAGGGCCACTTTCACACTGCTCACCTGGGCCGGGCTCCTGGGGCTAGGCAGCCAAGCTGAGATCTGGCGTCTCTCCGATAACCCCTTCAGCGGGGCGTTCTGGAGCTCCCATTACTGGAGCGGTGTGCTGCTCACTGGGTTGTTCCTGATGAACCTGGCGGCTCGCCCGGAAATCAGCCGCCACCTGCGTTGGCGACGCCTGCATGTGGCCAGCAACATCCTGATCATGGTGCTGCTGGCAGTGCAGGCGATCACTGGCAGCCGCGATTTGCTGGAGATCCCGCTCAGCTGGCAGAAGCCGGCGATCTATCGCTGCGATTTCACCAAGCGGGTGTGCCCGGAGCCGGCGGCGGCTGCAGCTGCTGCGGCACCAGGCTCAGCCGTCGCCGCTCCCGCCCTGGGCTGA